The Nicotiana tabacum cultivar K326 chromosome 1, ASM71507v2, whole genome shotgun sequence genome segment TACCATATCAGTAAATCTTAAGGAGGGTGTTTTATATCTTATACATGAGACTATTTTAAATGGCAATACGGTTACTAGTTAAATGAAGAATATTATATATATGAAAATACGTGTTGTTTAATTCATCATATATTTAGATTTTTAATTCAGTTGATCAAATatccaataaaaattatttctattttactAATCCCTACATATTAATCCTTATAAAATTACAATCCTTGGATAACTTTATATGTTTTTCTAAAATGAAATTGCGCCGTTTGGTGGCGTGGTCCTTTCATTCCTGTtataataaaaattacataatTAGAAAGAGGATAAAACATCTACAATTCTAATTTTCAGGATTTTGGATTACCCAATCTCAGTCCCTTACAAAAAATAGGTCCTTAcacatacaaaaaaaataaaaccttTATAGCTTACAAAAAGGGCAACTTAACTTTATAAATAAAAGTTCTTATGTCGGATCCTTAACCAGCCATGTCCAATCTATAAGGTCCTTTAGCACCATGCGGCAAATCAGAAGAAGAAGTGAATACCGCATCTGTCTTATCAATGCTCCATTTAGCCAACGTGTTGGCAACTTGATTAGCCCCCCCTAAAGCAATGTTGAATTCTGCAATTAATATTAATCTGGTTGACAAGGCTTTTGGCTTCTCTAATGACATGACACCGTGCATTTGCCATGGCACTTTGTTAACTCCTTTCAACATCTTCACGACTAGCAAAGAATCACATTCGAGAATTAACTGGGAATAGCCACTCAGCACATACCAATGCAGTCCAAAAAGCACAGCTCTTGCCTCTGCCATATTGCTACTAGTCATCCCCAATGAAGAAACAAAAGCCACGATCATATTACCACTATGGTCCCTGCAAATTCTTCCTGAGCTAGAATATCCTTTCACATTTTTACTCTCATCGGTATTTATTTTTATCCATGAATCAGGGGATTTTCCCATTTAACTAAAAGGCGCTCAATTTTGGAGTGAGCCTGGTAATAAATTCTTTTCACATATGCTCTTGCATCTCTATATCTTATTGCGCACCTTGCCTTCCAAATTTTCCAACATATAACCATAGGAGTGACTTATAGAAGAGTCTGATCGACCATATTTTTTGGTTTGGTACTCCACCACCTAAGCATCATAGTTCAAGTTGGTATATCATCCCATCTAACACCTAAAGAGCTACCAAATATTTTCCATGTCATAGCAGCTATATTACCCCCCATGAAAATATGATTTAATGTTTCCCCTTGTGAGCTTCTACAACAAAAATATTTAGACACATACATATGTCCAAACTTTACAAGAATATCATTAAAAGGCAATTTTTCATAAAGTATCCTCCACATAAGAAAAGAAGTTTTAAATGGGAGGTATTTATTCCATATCCTCTTAATAAAATCTGACTTCTCTCTCTACTCTGCCTAGCCAAATTTCAATCAGAAGATGTAGTAAATGTTTCACTATCATTAGGGATCCAAATGGGCAAATCTGGACAGCTTTGGTCTCCAATGGATAAGGAAAGACTGAACTTGTTCAACTTGGAACCCAGGACAGTACATGTGGTCAATCTCCCATTTGCGATTAGTATATCTTtctcagtcataattttcttcatctgattCCTCTATATCTTcgtttattt includes the following:
- the LOC142162715 gene encoding uncharacterized protein LOC142162715 → MGKSPDSWIKINTDESKNVKGYSSSGRICRDHSGNMIVAFVSSLGMTSSNMAEARAVLFGLHWYVLSGYSQLILECDSLLVVKMLKGVNKVPWQMHGVMSLEKPKALSTRLILIAEFNIALGGANQVANTLAKWSIDKTDAVFTSSSDLPHGAKGPYRLDMAG